The stretch of DNA AGTCCTTTCGCTTACCAATGGGTATGCTGTGGACTTAAATGAGAATACGAAGAATATGAATATACAATAACTTAAACGAAACTCAGGTTATTAGGAGATGGGGACATGGATTATATTTTGTATTTAAAACGAATAGTTAAGCGAATAAATAATGTTAAATTCTTAGGCTTTCAAGACCCTATGCCTTTCTATCAATCTGCTTCTGTTCTATGTATGACTTCTAATTATGAAGGTTGGGGAATGGTATTAACTGAATCTATGCAGTTTGGTGTAGTTCCAATTGCTTTTAATTCTTCAGGTGCATTTATAGATATTATTAATAATGAAAAAAATGGGATTTTAATTTCACCTTTTAATATGGCTCAATATAAAAAACAGCTTTGTAATTTGCTTGATAATAATTCTTTACGATTGGAAATGTCAATGAATGCACAAGAAGATATTAAAAAATATTCAGTAAAAAACATAGTTGATTCTTGGGAGATTATTTTGAAGTAGATAATGTTTTGAATAAAATTATTATCTCATACAGAAAGAGAATAAAATTTTAATTTTCTTTCTTGTAAAAAGATAGAATGTTGGGCTATGTGAAAAAAAAGCTAATCATCACACTAACCCTTCCGACTAACCACTTTATTGTATATAACCAAAGCAACGGCAGAAACTATTCCTATTCCTACGAATACATACCAAAGATAATGGGCGTGTTCGGTTGCTGCGGTGTATTCTAACGACTCTCTGCCTCCAATAAAGTTTTTGGGGTCTGGACAAAACTTTTCTAATAAAGCGCCACCTGCTATAAACGCAATTATAGACGATAGGAAAGAGTGAAGATGACTAAATCCTAAATATAAACCTTCTTCTCCTTTGGGCGATTGTAAAGAGAAATATTCTAAAAAGCGAGGAGAGATAAAACATTCGGCTAAGGCTTGGAATACTATTCCTATTATCATCATAAATGCTACTGGGTGTAAACCTAATATGTAACTGTCGCCAATAACATTTCCCATACTCATAATAAGAGCCGATAACGGTATTATAAACATTCCTATAGTCATTGAAGTAATAGCCTTCTTGTTTCTCATAAATGATGTAACTAAGTTAACGCATAGAAATACTATGAAAGGATTAACGTTGGCATACCAACCTGGAGAAGCTCCTTCGCCAACCATACGCAACACATACTTAGGCATAGATGCATATAACTGTTGTTGCACAACCCAAAAACCGCTAACAATTATTATCAAAGCTATAAGTTTTCCATTGCAACACACTTTAATTAAAGCTTGCCATATTTCTTTGAAACTCTTTCCCCTTCCTTGTGTTTGTACCGATTTGTAGAAGAAATAAACAGCAATAAGAGCAGCAAGTGTCATAAATGCAGAAAAATAATTCAGATAAACCAAACCACTATCACCTAAAGCTTTTCTTAAAGGGTCTACCACTGTTTTTCCCGTAAAGGCTCCTATGTTTACCATCATATAGAAAACCGCATAACCGCGAGCTCTATTACTTTCTGATGTTTCGCGAGCAACAGTTCCCGAGATAACTGCTTTGATAAACGAACCGCCAATTACTATTAATAATAAAACAGGAGCAATAGTCCAACGAAGCGAACTTTTTTCTAAACCCGAGAATACTGTTTCGGTATCGTATGTAACAAAGCTTGTGTTTTTAAGGTATTCCGAAAAAGCACTGCCCGTACCATCTCCGAAACCATAGCTTACAAGTCCGGCACTTTCTAATAAGGTAGGTAGTATTCCTAATCCCGCATATCCTATTGTTAATAGAGAAAAAGCTAAAATTATAGCTGAGCGAAAACCTATTTTATCGGCATAAGCTCCTGAGAACGTGGGTAATAGATATAGTAAGGCAGAGAATATACCAGATATGATACCGGCTTCTATGTCTGAAAATCCCCAAATGTTAGAAAGATATATGGTTAATACAATAAATACGGCATAGTAAGCCAGGCGTTCTAATAGTTCTACGGTGTTGGCAACCCAAAAAGCTTGAGTAAAACCTTTGATACTTCCTAAAAATCCCTTCTTCTCTTCTTGTTCTGTTTGTGTTGCCATATTTAGATAATTCTTTTAATTTAGCAAAAGTAGTTACAATATCAATAAGTTACAAATTTTAATAACATTGATATTTAAGAGTTGCAGAAGTAATGTCAAAGTCTTAACTTTGCAGAATGACTCCATATTTACAAATAGACAATCTTACAAAATCGTTTGGTGATTTAATTTTGTTTCAAGATATTTCTTTCGGTGTTGCCGAAGGAGACAGAATAGGGCTGATAGCCAAAAACGGAACAGGTAAAACAACTCTCCTTAATATTATAGCAGGAAAAGAAGATTATGATGCTGGGAATATTGTTTTTAGAAGAGACTTGCGTATAGGTTATTTAAACCAAAATCCAGAATATCCTTCCGAGATTACTGTTTTGCAAGCTTGCGCTAACTCTGGCAACGAGTTACGAGCTAAACAAATTCTTACTAAACTGAAGATTACTAATCTTGAACAAAAAATAGGAGAGTTATCAGGTGGACAATTAAAGCGAGTTGCTTTAGCTGAAGTATTGATTACTGAACCAGATTTTTTAATCCTTGATGAACCGACCAATCATCTTGATTTAGAGATGACCGAATGGCTCGAAGGTTATCTTTCGCGCTCAAACATTACCCTTCTTATGGTTACTCACGACCGATATTTCTTAGATCGTGTTTGTAACGAAATTATCGAAATTGAAAATAAAGAACTTTTTCAGTATAAAGGTAACTACAACTATTACTTAGAGAAAAGACAAGAGAGGTTAGATGCTCGTAGCACCGAACTTGATAGAGCAAATAATTTGTTTAAGAAAGAGTTAGAATGGATGCGTCGTCAGCCTCAGGCAAGAGCAACGAAAGCTAAATCTCGTATCGATTCTTTTTACGAACTCGAAAAGAAAGTGCAGCAAGAAAAAGCTCAAGGTAATGTTAAGTTAGCCGTAAACTCTTCCTATATAGGTAACAAAATATTTGAAGCAAAAAGTGTTTATAAAAGTTTCGACAACCTTAAGATATTAGAAAATTTCAACTACACATTTTCTCGTTACGAAAAGATGGGAATTGTAGGTAACAATGGAACAGGAAAATCTACCTTTATAAAACTGCTGGTAGGAGAGGTACAGCCCGATAAAGGAGCTTTCGATATAGGAGAAACCGTTAAGTTTGGATATTATAGTCAAGATGGATTGCAGTTTGATGAACAAATGAAAGTTATAGATGCAGTGCGAGATATTGCCGAAGTTATAGACTTAGGAGGAGGAAATCAGCTTACGGCTTCGCAGTTTTTGCAGCATTTTTTATTTAAGCCCGAAAAACAATACGATTATATACACAAACTTAGTGGAGGTGAAAAGCGCAGACTTTATTTGTGTACAGTGTTGATTAAAAACCCTAACTTCCTTATTCTCGACGAGCCTACTAACGACCTCGATATTGTAACTCTTAATGTATTGGAAGAGTATCTTGCTTCGTTTAAGGGTTGTGTTATTGTAGTATCGCACGATAGATATTTTATGGATAAAGTCGTCGACCACCTTCTTGTATTCAAAGGTAATGGAGAGGTAAAAGACTTTCCGGGTAACTATACTATTTATCGCGATTGGAAAGACGAGCAAGAGAAAGAAACGGTTAAAAAAGAAAAAGAAGTACAAGACAAACGTAACATAAAAAAAACTTCGGAGAAAACGAAACTTACTTTCAAAGAGAAAAGAGAGCTTGAATGTTTAGAACAAGAAATAGCCGACTTGGAGGAAGAGCAAACTAAACTTGAAAAAGAATTATCTTCGGGAACTTTATCTAATGATGATTTGGTTTTGAAGTCGCAACGCATTAGTGAAATTATAGAGTTGTTGGACGAAAAATCGCTCCGCTGGCTCGAATTGTCGGATATATAGAGTGTTTGTTTTAACCTCATTTTAGGATATTTAACTACATACGTTAATATGCAAACTATGGCGTTTAGATACCCTCAAAGACATTTTCCGAATACTTAGTGCGCTAAAGAAAAAACACAGTGAGATATTTTAAAAACTCGGTGTATTTTACCTTGAAACTTACCGAATTTGTATAGAAACTTACCGAGTTTTCCCTCATATAACAGTATAAAAAAACTGCTGAGAACTATCTCTCAGCAGTTTTTACTTTTTGCTTATGCAAATATACAAAATAAAAAGGCGTTTGTCAAGTGCCTGTTAACATTCGTTTAAGCTTTCGAGTAAGCGAATTAACTCTTACACCAGTTCTCCGAATAGAGTTGCTGCCGTAGCATCGTGTACTTTCACATTAACGGTGTCGCCAACACGATGAGTTCCTTTGTTAAAAATAACAACCTTATTTTGAGATGTCCTTCCAAACAGTTGCTCTTTCGAACGCTTAGAGAACCCTTCAACTAAAACATCGAAAGTTTTACCAATATCCCTTTTGTTACTTTCTAACGATAGTTCTAATTGTAGAGCAATAATCTCTTCTAAGCGACGAATCTTAACTTCTTCGGGTATATTATCGGGCATATTTTTAGATGCAAACGTGCCCGGACGCTCCGAATACTTAAACATAAATGCCGAATCAAAGCCAACTTCACGCATTAGCGATAGAGTTTCTTGATGGTCTTCCTCTGTTTCGGAATGAAATCCACAAAATAAGTCGGTCGAGATACCAGCTTCTGGTATAATTCTTTTGATGGCAGCTATTCGGTCGAGGTACCATTCTCTTGTATACTTCCTGTTCATAGCCTTAAGCACAGCCGAACTTCCCGATTGAGCAGGCAAATGTATTTGTTTGCAAATGTTTTTGTGTTTAGATATAGCGTGTAGAATTTCATCGCTCATATCTTTAGGGTGCGATGTGGTAAATCTAACTCTCATATTAGGTGCGGTTTCGGCAACCATTTCCAGTAAGCGTGGGAAATCGATAGTCTCGTTTTCTTTTTTAAAAGAGTAAGAGTTTACATTTTGTCCTAAAAGAATCACTTCTTTATAGCCTTCGTTTTTAAGAGCCAACAGTTCATTTAAGATGCTTTCAGGCTCTCGACTTCGTTCTCGTCCTCTTGTGTAAGGCACTATACAGTAAGAGCAGAAGTTGTTACAGCCTCTCATTATAGAAATGTAACCCGAAATTTTCACCCCCGAAACCTTTAGAGGAATCACATCTTTATATGTTTCGGTTGTCGAAAGCTCTACGTTTATCGCTTTCTCGCCATTTTCGACACTACCTATAAGATTAGGTAAATCTAAATAAGAGTCAGGACCAACAACCAGGTCTACTTTGTGCTCTGCTATTAGTTCGTCTTTAACTCTTTCTGCCATACAACCCAAAACACCAATAATAAGATGTTTCTTTTTCTTCTTTAAAGATTGAAAATATTGCAATCTTGATAAAACTTTTTGTTCGGCATTGTCTCTTATCGAACAAGTATTTACAAAAATAACGTCGGCTTCACCAATTTCTTCTGTCGGTTCGAAGCCGTCCATCTTCATAATTGCTAAAATTACTTCACTATCGGCTACATTCATTTGGCAACCGTAAGTTTCGATAAATAATTTGCGTAATTCGCTGTGAGTTACAGATTTAAAGTCTGTTTCTTGTCTCATTTTTCTTCTGTTTATTATATTATTAAAAAGGACTTTTAGTCCGTTAACTATTTTTAACGCCACAAAATTACTATTTTTTCTTCAAATAGTTTGCAGGTATCAAAAAAAGCTTTACCTTTGCATTATAAAAATATAAAATTTTTTCATAGTTAAGGTTTTGGTTAAATGGGTTTAGGGCAGTTGTGAAACTGTCCTAAACTATTTTAAAGCATTTTATAACCAATAATACTTGACTTCTCATTTATTTTCTTTACTTTTGAGCTACAAATACATATAGTTTATGAACGAAGGAGATTTAATAACGCTAATATTAATAGTAGGCTCAATAGTTTACTCTATAATAAAAGGAGTAGTGAAGTCGAAGCCCGCCGAAGACTTGTCGAAAACCACCTTGCCAGGAGTTAAAGAAGTTGATAAACCTATGGTGTTTGACGTGTATGACGAGATAGAAGAACAAGAAGAGCCAATAAAAATAAGTAGTCGAGAGTCTAAATTAGAACGAGCGGTTACACAAAGAACTAAAACAACAAAATCTTCCCCAAATACAAACATCTTAGAAGAAGATACAGATACACAATCGTCGATTATTGACTTAGGAGATATTGACGAACTTAAAAAGGGTATCATTTATGCTGAAATATTGAATAGAAAAGAGCCTTTTTAATAAGTATTAGGTTTTATATTCAACATAAAAAATGTATCTTTGCGAGGTTTTTAATAATTATTTAACCTCGTTTTAATATCATAATTGCAATGGCGTATAAAAGAATGACTGCCGAAGAGGCTGCAAGTTTCATCAACAATGATGATTTAATTGGTTTTAGCGGTTTTACTGCCGCTGGTTGTCCAAAAGTAATTACTACTGCTTTAGCTAAGAAAGCTGAAGAAGAGCACGCAAAAGGAAATCCCTTTAAAGTAGGTATATATACAGGAGCATCTACAGGCGACTCTATAGATGGAGTTTTGTCTCGTGCTCATGCTATTAAGTTTAGAACTCCTTATCAGTCGAATAAAGATATGCGCACCGAACTAAATTCTCACGGAGCACATTATTTCGACCTTCACTTATCAGAACTTCCACAGTATTTACGTTATGGTTTTCTTCCTAAACCTAAATATGCGATAATAGAAGCTTGCGATATTACCGACGATGGGAAAATATATCTTACATCGGCGGTTGGTATTATTCCTACAGCAGCGCGTTTGGCTGACAAAATATTTGTTGAATTAAATGCTTATCACCCTAAAGAGTTGGCAGGAATGCACGATATTTATGAACCAGCAGACCCACCTCTTCGTAGAGAAATTCCGGTTTATAGCGCAAGCGATAGGATAGGAGTGCCTTATCTTCAAGTAGATCCTTCTAAAATAGTAGGAATTGTAGAAACTAATCTTCCTAATGAGGTGGGAGGTTTTACTCCTTCAGATGATGTTACTAATAAAATTGGTGAGAATGTTGCTGCATTTTTATCTTCTGAAATAAAAGCAGGACGTATACCAACAACATTCCTTCCTGTGCAATCGGGAGTAGGCAATATAGCAAATGCGGTTCTCGGAGCAATGGGAGCAAATGAAGATATTCCTCCTTTTGAAGTGTATACTGAGGTAATACAAGATGCTGTGATAGATTTAATGAAAGAAGGAAATGTTAAGTTTGCTTCGGGTTGTTCTTTAACGTTAAGTACTCCTGCGTTAGAAAATGTGTATAATAACTTAGATTTCTTCAAAGAAAAAATAGTATTACGTCCTCAAGAAATATCTAACAATCCAGAGGTTGCACGTCGTTTAGGTTTAATATCAATAAACACAGCATTAGAAGCAGATATTTTTGGTAATATAAATTCAACACACGTTGTGGGAACTAAGATGATGAATGGTATTGGAGGTTCGGGAGATTTTTGTCGTAACTCTTATCTTTCTATCTTTACTACACCATCAACTGCTAAGGGTGGTAAAATATCGGCAATAGTTCCTATGGTATCTCACTTGGATCATAGCGAGCACTCGGTTAAGATTTTAATAACAGAGTATGGAGTTGCCGACTTAAGAGGTTTATCGCCAATACAAAGAGCTGAAACAATTATCGAAAACTGTGTAGACCCAATGTATAAGGACGCGTTAAGAAAATATCTTAATTTAGGACAGAAAGGACATACACCTCAGAATATGGCTGCGGCATTGTCTTTCCACGTTGCATTCAATAAAACTGGCGATATGCGAGATGTTGATTGGTCGGAGTTTGAGTAAAATAACGTCCCCATTATATAACAAGACCGTCAATCATTTAACTGATTGACGGTCTTTTTTTTGTATATTTATTGAAAATATGTTTTAGAATATAAATTTTTTCTTTGTGTTATACTAAAAAAATCAGATCTTTGCTCTTGAACCTAAAACAATCTTTTTCCTTTTCAAAATGCTAATATCTATTAGAGATTAAGCATAGGTCCTCAGAAATGGGGACCTTTTTTGTTCCTATTGAGTTTTATTGTAGAGCCCCCTTGTCGTTGTTAGTAGAAAGGCGAGTTGCTTCTTAGTAGATACCCCCTGTCGCTCTTAGTAGATACCCCTCCTCTCTCTTAGTAGAGACCCGATGCCGCTCTTTATAGAACCGCCTAATCTCTCTTAGTAGAACCACCCCGTCGTTCTTAGTAGATACCCCTCGCCTTTCTACTAAGAGAGGGAAGGGGTCTCTTAGTAGAGAGACGACCCTAAGTGAAGCTTTGCATTTTTTAGAACTAAGAACTAAGAGTGAAGAACTAAGAATTGGCGCGAAGCGACAAGTGAGCAAGCTCGTAGTTAAAAACTAAAAGATAAAAGTTAAGACACCCAAAGGGTGAAAATTCCATAGCCGTATGGCGAGCGAAGCGTTGCCTACGGGGACAGAGTGAAGAACTAAGAACTGGCGCGAAGCGACAAGCGAGCAAGCTCTAAAAGATAAAAGTTAGGATATATGGATATAAAAAAAGAGGGAGCGTTGCCGCTCCCTCTCTATTATTTATTCTTTTGTTATTACTTAGAAGTTTACGTAGAAACCAAAAGAAATGTTGTTAGTTAGGTTTAATCCGAAACCGTCTTTAGCATTAAGATACTTGTCATTGTAACCTAAGAAACCAAATTTAGCAACTAAGCTGAATTTTTCTGTTAAGCTAACAGCAACACCTGGTTGTAATCCAATGTTGAAACCTGTTTCGTCGTTATCTTGATCCTTGTAAGAAAAACCGAAACCACCATCAACAAATAAACTTAATCTGTCTTGGTTGAAATAAGTGTAACGAGCGTAAGGGCTTGCTGCGAAAGTAGCAACACCAACAGCATCTTCGTTGAAATAACCAAGTTCAAGTCCTACAGACCATTTTTCGTTCAAGTTGTAACCAACTTCAGGAGCGATAAAGAATGCTGTTTCGTCAGCATCGTCATCATTCCAAAATCCTAAACTACCACCAGCATAAAACT from Dysgonomonadaceae bacterium PH5-43 encodes:
- a CDS encoding glycosyltransferase involved in cell wall biosynthesis (product_source=COG0438; cath_funfam=3.40.50.2000; cog=COG0438; pfam=PF00534; superfamily=53756), producing the protein MDYILYLKRIVKRINNVKFLGFQDPMPFYQSASVLCMTSNYEGWGMVLTESMQFGVVPIAFNSSGAFIDIINNEKNGILISPFNMAQYKKQLCNLLDNNSLRLEMSMNAQEDIKKYSVKNIVDSWEIILK
- a CDS encoding dipeptide/tripeptide permease (product_source=COG3104; cath_funfam=1.20.1250.20; cog=COG3104; superfamily=103473; transmembrane_helix_parts=Inside_1_35,TMhelix_36_55,Outside_56_59,TMhelix_60_82,Inside_83_88,TMhelix_89_111,Outside_112_157,TMhelix_158_180,Inside_181_191,TMhelix_192_209,Outside_210_223,TMhelix_224_246,Inside_247_265,TMhelix_266_288,Outside_289_307,TMhelix_308_330,Inside_331_336,TMhelix_337_359,Outside_360_368,TMhelix_369_391,Inside_392_410,TMhelix_411_433,Outside_434_458,TMhelix_459_481,Inside_482_488), which codes for MATQTEQEEKKGFLGSIKGFTQAFWVANTVELLERLAYYAVFIVLTIYLSNIWGFSDIEAGIISGIFSALLYLLPTFSGAYADKIGFRSAIILAFSLLTIGYAGLGILPTLLESAGLVSYGFGDGTGSAFSEYLKNTSFVTYDTETVFSGLEKSSLRWTIAPVLLLIVIGGSFIKAVISGTVARETSESNRARGYAVFYMMVNIGAFTGKTVVDPLRKALGDSGLVYLNYFSAFMTLAALIAVYFFYKSVQTQGRGKSFKEIWQALIKVCCNGKLIALIIIVSGFWVVQQQLYASMPKYVLRMVGEGASPGWYANVNPFIVFLCVNLVTSFMRNKKAITSMTIGMFIIPLSALIMSMGNVIGDSYILGLHPVAFMMIIGIVFQALAECFISPRFLEYFSLQSPKGEEGLYLGFSHLHSFLSSIIAFIAGGALLEKFCPDPKNFIGGRESLEYTAATEHAHYLWYVFVGIGIVSAVALVIYNKVVSRKG
- a CDS encoding ATP-binding cassette subfamily F protein uup (product_source=KO:K15738; cath_funfam=3.40.50.300; cog=COG0488; ko=KO:K15738; pfam=PF00005,PF12848,PF16326; smart=SM00382; superfamily=52540,58026), producing the protein MTPYLQIDNLTKSFGDLILFQDISFGVAEGDRIGLIAKNGTGKTTLLNIIAGKEDYDAGNIVFRRDLRIGYLNQNPEYPSEITVLQACANSGNELRAKQILTKLKITNLEQKIGELSGGQLKRVALAEVLITEPDFLILDEPTNHLDLEMTEWLEGYLSRSNITLLMVTHDRYFLDRVCNEIIEIENKELFQYKGNYNYYLEKRQERLDARSTELDRANNLFKKELEWMRRQPQARATKAKSRIDSFYELEKKVQQEKAQGNVKLAVNSSYIGNKIFEAKSVYKSFDNLKILENFNYTFSRYEKMGIVGNNGTGKSTFIKLLVGEVQPDKGAFDIGETVKFGYYSQDGLQFDEQMKVIDAVRDIAEVIDLGGGNQLTASQFLQHFLFKPEKQYDYIHKLSGGEKRRLYLCTVLIKNPNFLILDEPTNDLDIVTLNVLEEYLASFKGCVIVVSHDRYFMDKVVDHLLVFKGNGEVKDFPGNYTIYRDWKDEQEKETVKKEKEVQDKRNIKKTSEKTKLTFKEKRELECLEQEIADLEEEQTKLEKELSSGTLSNDDLVLKSQRISEIIELLDEKSLRWLELSDI
- a CDS encoding tRNA-2-methylthio-N6-dimethylallyladenosine synthase (product_source=KO:K06168; cath_funfam=3.80.30.20; cog=COG0621; ko=KO:K06168; pfam=PF00919,PF01938,PF04055; smart=SM00729; superfamily=102114; tigrfam=TIGR01574) encodes the protein MRQETDFKSVTHSELRKLFIETYGCQMNVADSEVILAIMKMDGFEPTEEIGEADVIFVNTCSIRDNAEQKVLSRLQYFQSLKKKKKHLIIGVLGCMAERVKDELIAEHKVDLVVGPDSYLDLPNLIGSVENGEKAINVELSTTETYKDVIPLKVSGVKISGYISIMRGCNNFCSYCIVPYTRGRERSREPESILNELLALKNEGYKEVILLGQNVNSYSFKKENETIDFPRLLEMVAETAPNMRVRFTTSHPKDMSDEILHAISKHKNICKQIHLPAQSGSSAVLKAMNRKYTREWYLDRIAAIKRIIPEAGISTDLFCGFHSETEEDHQETLSLMREVGFDSAFMFKYSERPGTFASKNMPDNIPEEVKIRRLEEIIALQLELSLESNKRDIGKTFDVLVEGFSKRSKEQLFGRTSQNKVVIFNKGTHRVGDTVNVKVHDATAATLFGELV
- a CDS encoding hypothetical protein (product_source=Hypo-rule applied; transmembrane_helix_parts=Outside_1_5,TMhelix_6_25,Inside_26_127); this translates as MNEGDLITLILIVGSIVYSIIKGVVKSKPAEDLSKTTLPGVKEVDKPMVFDVYDEIEEQEEPIKISSRESKLERAVTQRTKTTKSSPNTNILEEDTDTQSSIIDLGDIDELKKGIIYAEILNRKEPF
- a CDS encoding succinate CoA transferase (product_source=TIGR03458; cath_funfam=3.30.750.70,3.40.1080.10; cog=COG0427; pfam=PF02550,PF13336; superfamily=100950; tigrfam=TIGR03458), producing MAYKRMTAEEAASFINNDDLIGFSGFTAAGCPKVITTALAKKAEEEHAKGNPFKVGIYTGASTGDSIDGVLSRAHAIKFRTPYQSNKDMRTELNSHGAHYFDLHLSELPQYLRYGFLPKPKYAIIEACDITDDGKIYLTSAVGIIPTAARLADKIFVELNAYHPKELAGMHDIYEPADPPLRREIPVYSASDRIGVPYLQVDPSKIVGIVETNLPNEVGGFTPSDDVTNKIGENVAAFLSSEIKAGRIPTTFLPVQSGVGNIANAVLGAMGANEDIPPFEVYTEVIQDAVIDLMKEGNVKFASGCSLTLSTPALENVYNNLDFFKEKIVLRPQEISNNPEVARRLGLISINTALEADIFGNINSTHVVGTKMMNGIGGSGDFCRNSYLSIFTTPSTAKGGKISAIVPMVSHLDHSEHSVKILITEYGVADLRGLSPIQRAETIIENCVDPMYKDALRKYLNLGQKGHTPQNMAAALSFHVAFNKTGDMRDVDWSEFE
- a CDS encoding hypothetical protein (product_source=Hypo-rule applied; cleavage_site_network=SignalP-noTM; pfam=PF13505; smart=SM00869; superfamily=56925), with amino-acid sequence MKKVFLLMAVALVSLTASAQFYAGGSLGFWNDDDADETAFFIAPEVGYNLNEKWSVGLELGYFNEDAVGVATFAASPYARYTYFNQDRLSLFVDGGFGFSYKDQDNDETGFNIGLQPGVAVSLTEKFSLVAKFGFLGYNDKYLNAKDGFGLNLTNNISFGFYVNF